The Nitrospinota bacterium genome contains a region encoding:
- a CDS encoding formylglycine-generating enzyme family protein produces MQAKQVLKTAAGALAVMTMIGASTSWAVESPEDMVMIPAGHFLMGVDKEVNPKTEKMSKAQQLKYRVSREAFHDEGPARTVILDAFYLDKYEVSNQHYSEFIKAMGHPAPAYWDDHKRNKPEQPVSGVNYNDANAYCGWANKRLPTEAEWEKAARGPEGYKYPWGNELDPSKANFGRKQEFTANVDAYPEGKSPYGVFNMAGNVFEWVQDWYDPNFYKSKITRETVNPTGPKEGAWLSGTGTYVDRIAVGKKRVIRGGSWYAPAESVTNTHRFWNDPMNNSYGVGLGFRCARSVEDDSILQARIFYMDALINLGAEKYPRAMKSIEKALSQDATNPEYLQLKEMIQKQVK; encoded by the coding sequence ATGCAAGCAAAACAAGTTTTGAAAACAGCTGCCGGAGCATTGGCCGTGATGACAATGATTGGGGCTTCGACCTCCTGGGCGGTGGAATCGCCTGAAGACATGGTCATGATACCAGCAGGACACTTCCTCATGGGTGTGGATAAAGAAGTGAATCCAAAAACAGAAAAAATGTCTAAAGCGCAACAACTCAAATACCGTGTTTCCCGTGAAGCCTTCCATGACGAAGGACCCGCCCGCACTGTCATCCTGGATGCTTTCTACCTCGACAAGTATGAAGTTTCCAACCAGCATTATAGTGAATTCATTAAAGCTATGGGACATCCCGCACCGGCCTATTGGGACGATCACAAGCGAAACAAGCCCGAACAGCCGGTCAGCGGTGTCAACTACAATGACGCCAACGCTTATTGTGGATGGGCCAACAAACGTCTTCCGACAGAAGCTGAATGGGAAAAAGCTGCCCGTGGCCCTGAAGGATACAAGTATCCGTGGGGCAACGAACTTGATCCAAGCAAGGCGAACTTTGGCCGAAAGCAGGAGTTCACCGCTAATGTAGATGCCTACCCGGAAGGCAAAAGCCCTTATGGAGTATTCAATATGGCGGGAAATGTTTTTGAATGGGTACAGGATTGGTACGATCCCAATTTTTATAAATCAAAAATCACCAGGGAAACCGTTAATCCAACGGGCCCAAAGGAAGGCGCCTGGCTTAGTGGTACCGGAACCTACGTGGACCGGATTGCTGTGGGTAAAAAACGGGTCATCCGTGGAGGTTCCTGGTATGCCCCGGCGGAAAGTGTGACCAACACGCATCGGTTTTGGAACGACCCCATGAACAACAGTTACGGTGTTGGCCTCGGATTTCGATGTGCACGTTCCGTGGAAGATGATTCTATCCTCCAGGCGCGAATTTTCTACATGGATGCTCTAATCAATTTGGGGGCAGAAAAATATCCCAGGGCAATGAAGTCCATTGAAAAGGCGTTGAGCCAGGATGCAACGAACCCGGAGTACCTGCAACTGAAGGAAATGATTCAGAAGCAGGTTAAGTAG
- a CDS encoding SUMF1/EgtB/PvdO family nonheme iron enzyme produces MIKIPAGEFLMGSKQGEGRPDERSQRKVFLDTYAIDAYEVTNERYLVFIHTTGRKEPINPYGDKLLSEESDVGNLPVVQVTWYDAVDYCRWAGKRLPTEAEWEKAARGEQGFTFPWGSEPPSQKAVNFQRNWEGTQTLWQVGLKPDTSSPYGVQDMAGNVREWVSDWYASDYYATAPNKNPLGPETGILKVIKGGSWHSFKADVRPASRGKGGFALKTDGIGFRCVRSIKLLKTNPTSGGTHEEPFN; encoded by the coding sequence ATGATAAAAATTCCGGCGGGCGAGTTTTTGATGGGCAGCAAACAGGGAGAAGGCAGACCCGATGAAAGATCCCAGCGAAAAGTATTTCTAGACACCTATGCAATCGATGCTTATGAAGTAACCAACGAACGTTATTTAGTTTTCATCCATACCACCGGGCGTAAAGAACCAATCAATCCTTATGGAGACAAATTATTATCAGAAGAATCAGACGTTGGCAATTTACCCGTGGTTCAGGTGACTTGGTATGACGCAGTGGATTATTGCCGCTGGGCGGGAAAACGCCTGCCCACGGAGGCGGAGTGGGAAAAAGCGGCGCGGGGAGAACAGGGGTTTACCTTTCCATGGGGCTCTGAGCCTCCCTCACAAAAGGCAGTTAATTTTCAAAGAAATTGGGAGGGAACCCAGACCCTTTGGCAAGTTGGGTTAAAACCGGATACATCCTCACCCTATGGAGTGCAAGACATGGCCGGAAACGTTCGCGAATGGGTGAGCGACTGGTATGCCTCAGATTATTACGCAACGGCTCCCAACAAAAATCCGCTAGGTCCGGAAACGGGAATTTTGAAAGTAATCAAAGGCGGTTCATGGCACAGCTTTAAAGCGGATGTGCGACCGGCTTCCAGAGGTAAAGGCGGATTCGCGCTTAAGACTGATGGCATTGGGTTTCGTTGTGTCAGGTCGATTAAATTACTTAAAACAAATCCTACTTCAGGAGGAACTCATGAAGAGCCATTCAACTAA
- a CDS encoding SUMF1/EgtB/PvdO family nonheme iron enzyme, with protein sequence MKSHSTKYIIKVVFSFLLTIFIGTCLPIAAVAESSAPQNMVLINPGGFIRGIDKTPASDESKEPSPDKETKYEVSKDAFDDEGPAQMIYLSAYYIDKYEISNAHYTEFIKATDYPAPAYWDHRQLNQPNQPVTGVNWYDANAYCHWANKRLPTEAEWEKAARGPGGSIYPWGNELDYSKANFAKGKTGQKHITAPIDSHPEGKSYYGVYNMAGNVFEWVQDWYDPNYYKTSKDISNPAGPQIGGEPGITGTYPDGLAAGKKKVIRGGSWFAPQQSITTTHRFWNDPMNNSYGVGLGFRCARDVESDSQMQARSFYMLALIHLGNEKYKEALASINKALETSPDNKEYQALKVMIEEQGNI encoded by the coding sequence ATGAAGAGCCATTCAACTAAATATATAATCAAAGTTGTTTTTTCTTTTCTCTTAACGATCTTCATCGGCACTTGCCTGCCCATTGCCGCGGTAGCAGAATCCTCCGCACCCCAAAATATGGTCCTTATCAACCCCGGTGGTTTTATACGCGGCATCGACAAAACTCCTGCCAGCGACGAAAGCAAAGAACCATCCCCGGACAAAGAAACCAAATATGAAGTTTCAAAAGATGCCTTTGACGATGAAGGTCCGGCGCAAATGATTTATCTAAGTGCCTATTACATCGATAAGTATGAGATTTCCAATGCTCATTACACCGAGTTCATCAAAGCCACAGATTATCCGGCTCCAGCCTATTGGGATCACCGTCAATTAAACCAACCCAACCAACCGGTTACGGGAGTGAATTGGTACGACGCTAACGCCTATTGCCACTGGGCAAACAAAAGATTGCCGACGGAGGCGGAATGGGAAAAAGCCGCGCGTGGGCCTGGGGGTTCAATATATCCCTGGGGCAATGAACTGGATTACAGCAAGGCGAATTTTGCCAAAGGTAAAACGGGTCAGAAGCACATTACGGCACCAATAGATTCTCACCCGGAAGGGAAAAGTTATTACGGTGTCTATAACATGGCAGGCAATGTTTTCGAATGGGTTCAGGACTGGTATGACCCGAACTATTACAAAACTTCGAAGGATATTAGCAACCCAGCAGGACCCCAAATAGGGGGTGAACCGGGTATCACTGGAACCTACCCAGATGGGCTTGCCGCCGGGAAAAAGAAAGTCATCCGGGGCGGGTCGTGGTTCGCTCCGCAACAAAGCATCACCACCACGCACCGTTTCTGGAATGATCCGATGAACAATTCTTATGGGGTTGGATTGGGTTTTCGATGTGCGCGCGACGTGGAAAGCGATTCTCAAATGCAAGCCCGTTCATTTTATATGCTCGCACTCATTCACTTGGGGAATGAAAAATATAAAGAAGCATTAGCATCTATTAACAAAGCCCTGGAGACCAGTCCCGACAACAAAGAATATCAGGCACTCAAGGTTATGATCGAAGAACAGGGCAACATCTAG
- a CDS encoding cytochrome c, protein MKNLIIILLSLLLSVLLTSCAVEPRKTVPEIYRAGQDYYHQACANCHGPDGLGGRGPKLIQEKFSSTNFSNIKLAKTILNGSDSGAMPSQKGKVSEKEIQEIIKYLRYSQKISGIS, encoded by the coding sequence ATGAAAAATTTAATTATTATTTTGCTCTCTTTGCTTTTAAGCGTATTGCTAACATCCTGCGCGGTTGAACCTCGAAAAACGGTTCCTGAAATATACAGAGCCGGGCAAGATTATTATCATCAGGCTTGCGCCAACTGCCATGGACCCGATGGATTGGGAGGAAGGGGACCGAAATTGATTCAAGAGAAATTTTCGTCCACGAACTTTTCCAATATTAAGCTTGCCAAGACTATTCTGAATGGATCAGATTCTGGCGCCATGCCTTCCCAAAAAGGAAAAGTATCGGAGAAAGAGATTCAGGAGATCATTAAATATCTTAGATACTCGCA